GCCGCTTAGTCCACCTCGCTTTCTGTGTCGTCCGTTTCCTCATCCCCCAAAACCCCTCCGCCCGTCTGAAGGCATGGGTGCTGTGCAAATAAATTTCTTCAAGTCTTCAAGCCCCCAAACGCCATGCGCGATGCAACCACATCAGACAAGCTTGATTATTCATGATTCCCAGACGCCGTCGCAATGCAATGCTCAAAAGAAACGCCCCACGATCGCTTTCTTCGGTCCACTGGACTCGTACAGAGTCAATCGAGTCGCCTTTCAGACGAGGTAGAGCGAGAAGCCAGCCGCAAATGCAACCGACCCCGCAAGTAATGATGCCGCCAGCGGTGCCATTGATGGCGCCGCGTTTTGTgatcctcccccccctgaccctcctcctcctcgcacgaGGCCGTTCGTGGCAGATACGGGGTTTGCAACCGCAACGGCGGACGGTACGGACCCACTGCCCTTACCGATCTCGAGGATGTTGGTGCTTGTAGCGTTAAACTTGGTCTGCGCCAGTGAGATCTCGTTGTTGTCGATATCGTAAACCACGTACGCTGAGCGCAGGAACGTGTCGCCCAGGACATTGGTACCAGTGCCAGCCGGCGCGATGCCAAAGAGACAAGCATCCACGCCGTTGGAGAAGGCAGTGCGCTTGCCTGTGATGGCGACCAGATCGAGAACAAGTTCGTCAATAGGTACCGTGACGGTGGCCTCCGAGAAGGTAAATGTCATGTTGGCGCCAGTGTTGGCAGCGGAGCAGGGGATAAAGGCAACACCCTCTGCTTGCTGGTAAACGGCGCCGACCATGGAGAAAATGGTCGTAGCCATGTCGTCTGGGAGGTAGGTGAGAGAAGAGCCCGAATCGAGCAGCACAGCCAGAGCCATGTTCTCCTCCAGAGCCTTTGACCCAAGCGCCACCTTTGTCAACGTGATGAGAAACTCGGCGTAGGCGTCGGATTCCTTTTGAATGGGTACTGTCTTCAGCTCACCCTCGAAATGCGCCGTGTCGACTCCTCCGAATAGGATGCTTCCCTGACTAGCATCCAGGTCGTTCAGGTACAGGCTGAAGGCGCTCGACTGGATGAGCCCCTCGGCCACCATTTTGGCGGGGAGGTTGTCGTAGGGTTGCAGACCAGCACGTCCGACCTGTACTTCGTTGACCTTGTATCCCAAGCCCAGAATACCCTGGGCCGAGGAACTCGTGTAGCCCACGCCGAACTGGAAGTCGGTCAAGGAGGATCCGCCAATGGTGAACTTGTCCGTCACGTAGTCTCCGCTCGCCCCCGACCCGTCGACATAGGAAATGTTGAACCAGCTTCCGACGTAGTTGTATGTTGACGAATCGTTGGCCGAGTACGTGCCCGACACTGAACATGGCGTGCCCTGGCCTTTGCAGAGGGTCGAGCTGGCGGTGTTGACCCATAGATCGCTGCTACCCGTGTCAAGGTGAAATCGCATCGGCTGTGCTGGTGTTCCGAGGGAGCCATTGACGAAGTACAAGGTTTCCTTGAAATTATCAGTATCCAGTCATAGGTGCTTAACAGGCGGCCAACCTACCAGATTGTCCAGACTGGCCTGTACAGACCCTCTCTTGCGCAGCATATCCCTCCTGTTGCGGGTGTATGGTACCGTCGCTCTATGCAGATCCAAACCCACCACCTTTGGTGCGCTGCTCTCGCTCTTCCGGAGTACCAATCCGTCGACGGACAAAAGTGAGGCCGCAAAGGCGACTAGTGttgtcttcttcatcgtAGGAGCGTATATGTCTACAGAAGGTTGTCGTGCTTGGATTATATTTGAAACTGAGCTCTATATGAACAGGCTGCcaagaaagagaggaagacCTGAGCGCCGGATGTTTGAAGATATAAGAGAATGGCGTCTGGCTATGAAGTCATCGATGGGGTACGtgagcgaggagaagggggaaaaaagagtaGGCTACACTAGGGCGAAGTCCGGAGTTCGGTGTGAAGGCGAGTCGAGGGGATCGGGAAACGGCACGGTGGGGAGAGGATTGATTCGTCACCCGCGATGCGATGGTGGCGGAGCTTGCGTTTTTTTGCGGATGGAAGACGGTTGGGGGCGGGAAATGTGAGCTGGGCCACCTCACCACCAACcaaaaaaagggaaaggaaagaCCTCGGCGAGCGGGAACGTGGGATACTCCGGCAGTTTGGGAGATTTTAAGAAAAGGCAGGACTTGTGTAGGCCGACCAACTTTCTCCGAGTCTGATGAGTAAGGTGCGAGGCACAAGCAGACGGGTGCCGTAAAAGCAGAGATGAAGccagaagaacaagaactAATCGCAGCCTAGAGGCGCAGAAGATGAGATGCAAGTCTTGTATGTATCAAAAGTCAAAATCCGGGCCCTCTGTTCTTAGAATAGAACAGCGTGGACCATGCACAAGACGGGAGCTGACACTGCCAAGCGCCACAGCAAGTCCCAAAGGTCTCATCCAGTCGCAGACTTgacatcgtcgtcatgcTCCAGCGGGGGCATTGGGACGGGCATACCGGGGTGGGGGTTCGGGGTTGAGTACAGGGTCCGGGGCTGTGCTCGGTTtggacgaggccgcgagAGGCCAATGACTGAGCCCGAGACAAAAGTTGACTGAGCGGGAAGCGTGCTTTACCTCAACGAACAGCCCCCCGCTTCGTCACGCCGGCAGCGGGAAGCCAGAGGAGACGAAAGGGAAATAAGAACGTGGACGGACGAAGTAGCGAATAGATGCAGAAGGGTTGGACGAGAAAGGGGAGGACCGAGGCACTCGAGCTGGGACGATCCCGGGGGGAAATCTTCTCGAAGACAGGGCTAGTGTGTAACCGTGTAAGCCATTCGATTCGGGCCTTGTCAGGCGGAGTCGAGACGCGTGGCCGTGCTTGCCATTCTCTGAGCGCTGCCTCCATTTGTGCAGTTgctctgcctctgcctctgcctcttccCGAAGCACGGATGTGCGGGTGACTTACTTACGTGGGGTTCCGTTCAGTGTAATTGGTGTGTGTCTGTTAGGTGGGCAGAGAGCGAACAAGTCAGCCAACTCCCTCCCACTTTCCACCCAAGCGTCGCTGTGCTGCAGTCGCCGACTCGCCGGTGATTTGCAGGCCGGAGCAGGGATGCTGAAACAAGAGCACGTCCCATGCGACCTCTTCAGACAGCTTTGGAACCATCGACACACCCGCGCATCGCTTATCAAGGAGCCTTCACTGCGATCCCAAGCCCGCCACAGGCA
The genomic region above belongs to Colletotrichum higginsianum IMI 349063 chromosome 2, whole genome shotgun sequence and contains:
- a CDS encoding Eukaryotic aspartyl protease translates to MKKTTLVAFAASLLSVDGLVLRKSESSAPKVVGLDLHRATVPYTRNRRDMLRKRGSVQASLDNLETLYFVNGSLGTPAQPMRFHLDTGSSDLWVNTASSTLCKGQGTPCSVSGTYSANDSSTYNYVGSWFNISYVDGSGASGDYVTDKFTIGGSSLTDFQFGVGYTSSSAQGILGLGYKVNEVQVGRAGLQPYDNLPAKMVAEGLIQSSAFSLYLNDLDASQGSILFGGVDTAHFEGELKTVPIQKESDAYAEFLITLTKVALGSKALEENMALAVLLDSGSSLTYLPDDMATTIFSMVGAVYQQAEGVAFIPCSAANTGANMTFTFSEATVTVPIDELVLDLVAITGKRTAFSNGVDACLFGIAPAGTGTNVLGDTFLRSAYVVYDIDNNEISLAQTKFNATSTNILEIGKGSGSVPSAVAVANPVSATNGLVRGGGGSGGGGSQNAAPSMAPLAASLLAGSVAFAAGFSLYLV